ttttgttgatgtCATCAGCAGGGATGCGCGAGGAAGATGCAGACAAGGGAGAAGCGTCTTTTTTGTTCAATATCAGGAGTGCTGGACTGGAAGATGAATGGAGACCTTTGTCAGGTGACTGAGAACGAATGTGACATCACCATCATGCAACATCAGCACAGTCACACGACGGATGTTGTCTGCCATGTTGCTCAGGTGGGCAACAGCCGCAGGAGTACAGTGAAGACGAGCTGGGCCGACTGGACATCGATCTGGACAGAAAATCCAGACGGCACAACTTGACGTCTGGCAACGTGCGCACCATCCTGCATGTCAGTCTCTCTCTGTCGCTCTCTGACGAGCACACATAGCTGAGGGCAGCGAAATTCACATCAGCCATGACTTCAAGTTGCGCCCCCATGATGTTACTCTGCTGAACAAAACATCTTTATGGGCGTATTTCTTGTATTATTATCATCGAAACAATTCTCAAGACGTCGGATTTAGAGCTTAAGTCGAATTCTTGCGATGTACCCTGTAGGCTTCACAATTGAACCAATAGCCACAAATAAGTGCTGTTTATGGGTGGGAAAGGTCCGAGGATGGTATAAAGGGGACCAtttgtcttcctttttttgcaTGTAAGGGTAAAACGCGTGCAAGGTCTGCAAGTAAATGCCATTGTTGTAAGAAACCAAAGGGAAGCGGAATCCTCCCCACCAGGGGTGCGAAACCTTTTGTGCACTTCTGCTTGTACTTCTCTCAGGAGGTGATTACTCACGAGCGCGTGGTGGACATGATGAAAGCTGCCATCAGAGCAACCCAGGACATGCCCATGTTTGTAGGTTACGCCGGCGCTCACATGAATGCCCTTCATGAGACCGCGTGCTTATGATGCCTTGTCCCTTGTCGCCAAACCAGGAGCCAAAGATGACGCGCTCAAGATTGAAGAGAGCCATCCAGCAGGGACAGGTAACCGGTTCGCTACGCACAACTTCGTTGTCGTCATCGGTGTCATCTACTTGACGAACTGTCCTTGTGCCAGTGTCTCGACTGGAGTTTGTCCACAGAGCAAAGTTTGCTGGTAAAACAGGATAGCCGCCCCTCCAATGTCAGCGGGCTTAGTCAAATGCTGACGCCGTGTTTTGTCTTCAAGCATCCTCAGTTTGTCGACATCCATCTCGATGCCGACGAAGACTCGTCGGATGAAGAGTACTGTCccgaagatgaagacgatgatgacACAGCTGAAGAGGTCCGTCCGTCTTTGAGAGCAACCTGATGAGCGCTTTGAAGCGTGTGGCTTCCGCCTGTCGTGTTGCTGCATCACGACTCAAAGGTTCTCTTGTTTGCTCTTTTGTGCGGACGTAGACTTTCCTCAGTGATGGTGACGTCATTTCGCCTGACAAACCTTGTGACTCCAGCTCCCAGGTAACCTGTGACCTCCCCCTATGTTGCCTGGTGGTGTGCGTTGACGTGGCCTCTGGCGGGATTCTTTTTCAGAGGCACTCGATGTTGGCCGCCCACAAGCTCACAGACACCGCCGGTCCCTCCTTCCTGGAACGCCTGAATGCTGTGGAGGAGGAGCTCAACTGTGGTCCCGCCTATGCGTCCTTGACGGTAAACATCCGCAGTCGGCGTGTGGGACATGGCAGCACACAAGCTTTGAAAAACGGCCGCGGCATCATGGGTCACCAAGCAGGTGCCCGCCAAGGAGTGCAGGAGTAACCGTCAGGCGGGCCTCTTCTTAAAATAGCGCGCCACGTGCTATTTGAgattacagtggagcctcggttttcgaacgtcccggttctcgaacaaatcggtattcgaacaaaaaattcaagatttCTTTGCTTCGGacgtcggacgaaattcggttgtcgaacctcgtgagatgagccgagaggacccgcatgccaactgactccgttcgttattacgttctcgttactctgaggattgcatcaactataatcatgcctccaaaggaagcaagtgggagcagtaaagccatcctaaaacacaaagacgctcttaaagcaatgtgacagtgagcgcccggcgcgctgcggttgagcgatcggaccaaattaagctccctgcgcactgaggtccacttaacttttggaaagtacatcaggacattaaaaatatgttctaaatttcagcgacggctctgacacaataatgcgaccagcgcggtgcagttgcacggtcggccaaaaatgcgcaaatgaaaaaatgcttttttttttttgaacggATTAAAtttctttccattatttggaatgggaaaacatgatttggaattcgaacgattcacttctcgaacagccttctggaacggattgtggtcgaaaaccgaggctccactgtattttcATGCAAAGTTGTTGAAGTGAtcgtttgaaaatgtaaaaaaccTGGTAACGTGTCATGAAAAGAATTTCTTACATTCTGCTAtggtggttcttaaccttgttggaggtaccgaaccccaccagtttcagatgcgcaatccccgaacccctctttagtaaaattaaaatgattttttttcgaattcaagacagatttttttactggtgcacaaaatgagccgtgcataaaCATCAcattgttcaaagaacaaaaccaacacaattcATGAACTctcaacaaattacataccaggaaatcagtgtgacttctgcgtcatcacaaatttacacGACATacaggtgtgttcggacctccgcagtggaggctctgctgaACTCCTGAGACCAACCCACCGAGCCCCTAGGGTTcaatcgaacccaggttaagaaccactgtgcTCAATGGTTGTGAAATGAATGTAATTTATTATGACTAGTCATATAACCACCAAAACGGGCTTCCGGAACATCAAAGAGAACAGATGGTACAGGAATGATGATGATATCGTACCCACACCACCGGCGGGATCTTCAACAACGCTCGGGCTTCCAGTTCATTTGGTTTTATGTGCAGTCTCACAGGACAGAagatgtggaggaggaggagcagaggGACGAAGGCTCCAGCGGGTTGGCATTCCGCACGCGTTCTAAACTTCGCCTGGTTAACGTCCCCCTGGAACAGCTAGAGGCGGCGCTTTTGCCTCTCGACATCACAGCTGACATGTATGAGCAAAGCCCCTGCTGCAAGGAGGAAGACCGCCATTGGGCGCGCTGGCTGCAAGGACTCATGGCCGCCGACAACCAAGGTCAGCAAAAAATGAACGATCGCTCGCTCACCATTTGGGCAAAACCGCAAAGCTTCAGCCCTGTTCTCACACTATGCCACTCCAATACGACCACCTTTTTCCTTTGTCGTTTGGCATGTACTTGTAGAACGTGTTCGTATTTTCAGTTCAGTTATTTTCAGTTGAAAGTTACTCATCAGCACCAATGTGAGTATTTGGAAGAAAGACTTCACTCCCTCTATGCAAGTTCCTCCTTTTTTCTACGACTTGACCCAATCCTTGCGCCGCCATAATCCTCCCGTCTCAAGGAGACCCAAAAACCACACATAAAAATGTCTAAAATGTTGACCAAAATTGGACGTAAGAGGTTTCTCCCCAGCGATTTGTCAAGGGCCAtgagacaaaacaaagattAACCTTGAAAACTCTCTAAATAGAAAGAGCAGTGTTTGGAGACTTTTCTAAACTTTGTTGAAGGCATCCATCTTTATTTTCACTTGTTCCTATTTTGAATTCGAACATCATGACACAGTTGTGCTCATCAGTTGGATGACGCTGGCAGAATGTGGAATGGCTTTGTGCAGAGGAAgccgacgacgacgacgacccAGAGTATAACTTCTTGGACGACCTGGATGAACCTGACTTGGAGGACTACAGGACGGACCGGGCTGTTCAGATCACCAGTACGTGTCCCATGATGATGTTTGGGCCAGCATGTACATCCCGCTTGTCAGTCCTAGTATTGAGATCCCAACTATTGATACCAATTGATTCAAATGATGGGCAAGTTAAATCTCAAATGCTCTTGACAATAACATCTTCTGTGCTGCTCCACTCATCCAAAGATGCCATTCGGCTGAATCTCGTTTTTGTGGAAAAGGAATGAGGCTGCCAAAGCCACCCACTCATGTGTCAGCatctggggagggggggcgttACGAGACCAAACTCAGAAAACGGGCGGTCGTCGTTACCTGAGCCCAAAgccactgtgatgtcattgtcagtcaatAGCGAGCAGAAGTGTTCAATTTCCCAAACTTCCATGGCGACCGAGCGTGGACTCGTGTCCAGCCGCAAAAGCCAAGAGTTGGACGAGAGCTGCGAGTGTTGCGATGCTTGACACGCAGCGTGTGCACCTCTCTCCTTTTTCAGAGAGGGAAGTCAACAAGCTGCTGGAGGAGCTCTTTGACACGGTGGGTTTATCTTGCTTCTGCCGCCCGCGAGGATGCGGACCAGATGCGCGAGGAGTCGATAGGCTTTGTCATTGTGCGTTTGCAGCTCTGGGATGACCGTCAGGCTgaggaagaagacgaggaggacgatgaggaggaagaggagccaGAGGCCAGCCCCGGCTTCAATGTCCCGCAGCCTTTGTGGTAAGACAACACAGCTCGGGTTTTGCGTCCCGATGCGCCCTCTTGTCGGGCCGCTCCAGCAAAGATGTGCTGTGAGCGTTTGGGTCAGGAGGAAGAGAAACGTTCTCCTCTTGTGCAGAATCTTCAAATAAGCGCTGCGAAGGAAGACTGGTTGACCTGGAGAGGAAACATTCCTTCTTGGGAAGGGGGGGGCTTTCCGTTCACACTTTTTGCCACGTTTGCCCTTTGTAGCTTGGAGCCAGCTTTAACCGGCACGCTAACTATGCGGAGACGGGAACCATTCAGGAGAGCCCTGCAAGACACCACCAACCACCCGTGGCCCGCAGCTGCACCCGCTCCGTTGTTGCTTCCTAAAGCGCTGTGCCCCAACTCGGCCCACAAACGCCAACTGCAACGACAAATCCAACAGGTGCTCACCCTTTCCTGCCTTTCCTCCAATCGAGCTCCGGTCTCTTGATCTGCTCCCCTCTCTCAGCACGTGCAGCTTCTGGCAGAAGTTCATCTGCTGAGTCGTGGTGTCGGCGCCCTGAAACACGAAGCGTCTGTCACCAAACACTTCCTGGTCAGTCGAATCAAGAACAGGGCAGAAACACTGCTGAccaaacacacaaaccaaAGCACACTGTAACGTGTCGAGCAGGAGGAGCTGCAGCGTTTTGCCGTGCAGCAGGAGCAACTGTTGCACGCCTCGTCTTTCCGGGCGTGCAACTTGCAGGGAGCACTGGACCTTCTTCGGGAGATTGAGCATCGAGTggatcttcctcctcccccacctcctgtGTCCAGGCGCTGGCTCCCTGTAATGTCTTCGTCAAGCATTAGTAAGGacaaatgaccccccccccccccccacctgtTCCAAGCCTTGTGGCTGAACTTCCTGCTGTGTTTAGGCCACGCCTTCCCCGTGTTGCCCTCCGACACTGCCTGGCTGCTTGCCACACGAGTGGTTTTCCTCTACCCAGAActacttcctgtttgtaaCCTGGATCCCTCCCACCACCCACGACCCCATCGCAGTATTTTTACTGCAGGAGAGGAcgggtaaataaatacatgcgTTCATTCTTAGGCAACTTGATAAGTTGAGTTTCCCAACTTATTTAGACAAGGTCGGCCGGCTCTCTGAACAAGATTTTCCATAATATCTTTGCTCGACCGTGTTATAACAAATGGTGTCGGCGTCGAGGCTGATTGTTTTAGGTCTGAAGCACTTTGAGGGGGCCGTCCAGCCCGAGCATTTGATCAGCTCCTACCTGCTCTGCAAAAGCTCTTGGAAGTTGACTAAACACATCCGTGAGATGAGCAGCTCCAGAGCGCCGCGTGAAAATGTGCTCAAGGTGAATATGTGAAAGGGTCCCGTGTTGGACACAAATAGTTGAGCTCTTTATGTTCTCTGCAGATGTTCCTCGCCCGGCAGCTTGCTACGCCGCTGCCGCTGGCCTGTGCAAGAGTGCAACCTGGAGACCAGCACCCCCCAGTGGAGAGAGACTCCTCCATCATGCCCTTTTGGCTCAAGGTACAAATGAGAGTCCTTGAATCGGGGCAGAGTTCTGTCCTCGTGATCGGACGTTGCTTATCAGGGGTCAGGTCGCGGGGGCTGACCCTCATCctgaccgcttcacactcggctgcgaaccgctccagtgagagctggagatcacggcttgaagaagccaacagcaccacgcaGATGCAATGCTGAGCTCCcaaaaccggacaccctcaacacCTCGGCTgtgcctagaaattctgtccataaaatttatgaacagaatcggtgacaaagggcagccttggcggagtccaaccctcactgggaacgaatccgacttactgccggaactGCGGACCAAGCTCTGGCATCGATGATACacccttatcagttggttcggcaccccgtactcccgaagcatcctccacagaacttcccgagggacacggtcgaacgccttctccaagtccacaaaacacacgtGGATtggttgagcgaactcccatgcaccctcaaggatcctgccgagggtatagagctggtacactgttccacggccaggacgaaaaccacactgctcctcctgaatccaaGATTCGActtcccgacggaccctcctttccagcacccctgaatagaccctaccagggaggctgaggagtgtgattcctctagttggaacacaccctgcggtcccccttcttaaagaggggaaccaccaccccagtttgccaatccagaggcaccgtccccgatgtccacgcaatgctgtagaggcgtgtcagccatgacagccccacaagatccagagcctttaaaaatTCCGgccggatctcatccacccctggggcctattctccccaccgactcacgacgtcctgagtcgaggtcagcagcacgccatctccactgtaaacagtgttgaatgtgcactgcttccccctcctgagacgtcagatggtggaccagaatttcctcgaagccgtccggaagtcattctccatggcctcgccaaactcctcccacgcccgttTTTTTTCGtaagcaaccgccgaagccccATTCCGcctggccatccggtacctgtcggctgcctccggagtcccacaggccaaaacggcccgataggactccttcttcagcttgacggcatcccttaccgccggtgtccactaGCGGGTTTGGGGGTTGCCGACCACcatacggccacagctccggtcggctgcctcaacaatggaggcacggaacatggGCCACTCTGACTCGAtatcccccgcctcctccgggacatgggaaaagctctgccggaggtgggagttgaagctcttcctgacagggtattctgccagacgttcccagcagaccctcacagtacgtttgggtctgccaggtcggaccggcattttcccccaccatcggagccaggTGGttatcagttgacagctccgcccctctcttcacccgagtgtccaaaacatgcggccgcaaatccgatgacacgactacaaagtcgatcatcgaactgcggcctagggtgtcctggtgccaagtgcccacatggacacccttatgtttgaacatggtgttcattattgacaatccgtgtcgagcacagaagtccaataatagaacaccactcgggttcagatcgggagGGCTGTTCCTCCCAaccacgcccttccaggtctcactgtcattgcccacgtgagcattgaagtcacccagtagaacgatggagtccccagaaggagcgctctccagcacttcttccaaggactccaaaaagggtgggcaCTCTGAACTGCTGCTTGGTGCATAGGCACAAACAGGTCCcgtcccccccacccgaaggtggagggaggctaccctctcgttcaccggggtgaaccccaatgtgcaggcgcccagtaagtatacccacacctgctcgacgcctctcaccgtgggcaactccagagtggaagagactCTAGcccaggggtgcccaaactttttcagctcccgagctacttttgaaatgaccaagtcacaaagatctacccactaaaaaaaataataattttttatatatatatatatatatatatatacacagtgccttgcgaaagtattcggcccccttgaacctttcaacatttcgccacatttcaggcttcaaacataaagatataaaattttaattttttgtcaagaatcaacaacaagtcggacacaatcgtgaagtggaacgaaatttattggataatttaaacttttttaacaaataaaaaactgaaaagtggggcgtgcaatattattcggcccccttgcgctaatactttgtagcgccaccttttgctgcaattacagctgcaagtcgcttggggtatgtctctatcagttttgcacatcgagagactggaattcttgcccattcttccttgcaaaacagctcgagctcagtgaggttggatggagagcgtttgtgaacagcagtcttcagctctttccacagattctcgattggtattgggcacccctgctctagcccctctcgagagggcttgtaacagaacccaaactgtgtgtggaggcaagtccgactatatctagtctgaacttttctgcctcgcacaccagctcgggctcctttccagccagagaggtgacattccttGTCCctagagccagcttctgcagccggggatcggaccgcccAGGTCCCCGCccttggccgccgcccagctcactatgcacccgacccctttggcccctcccaccgggagtgagcccatgggaagggggacctaCGTTCCCTTTTTGGGCTGTGCacggccccatgggcgaaggcccggccaccagacgctcatCTTCGAGCCCCCACCCCAGCATACTTGAATCAATCAAATGGAAATATCAGGAGGGACATTTTATCAACACAAATCTTATTTATTGAGCACTTTTAAAACACAATACATACTATGATAAAGACAAGTTATTTGATTGTAATATCCAGAAAGAGATTCCTTTATGTTGGCATTCAGTGTACAGCAACTCCAGAATGGTTCAggtgtgtcaaaaaaaaaaagccacagttcaggagtgtaaaaaaaaaattgtgctgCATCTGAATGCGTCTGTCTTGCTTCTCAAGTCCTTATTCTCCTCAGAATCAGCATCACTGTCTGCTTTGCAGAATAGCCACCAGGTAATCCAGATGACCCACGTGAACGCCTGTTCGCTAGGCTACCCTCGCTTCCTTCCCAAAGGCTGCAACTTGAGGCTTTACCCCTCCCGCCTCCAAAAGCCCTCACGCCAACCCGGCTCCTCCCAGAGACGTCTTTTCACGCTGGCCCATAATGCATCGCTGCAGCCCATCTGCTCAGCAGAAAGAAAGACGGAGCTCCTCCTGTCCTCTGAGTCTGAGCCACGTGCGATCCAAGCCAGCTACTTCCTCCTTCAAAGGGACGCCACCTTGCAACATGCATCTTCCGCACCCGTGCCAACTCCCAACGCATCCATAGAGCTGGGCAAGGCGCGCCATCAAAAGGCATCCCACTGCCAACAGCTCGGACGCCGCCAGACCCATGCTAGTGAGGGTGACGAGCGACACAGAGGAGAAGGACAGGGGCGTTGCGGTGAGGAGAGGGAGCCAGCAGAGGAAGGACAaggtgaggaagaggagcaggaAGGGGTAGATGAAGGAGCAGGAGAGGAGGTGGGGCGGGAAGGAGAAGAGGCAGGGAAACGTCAGGAAGAGGAGCAGGAAGCAAGGGAAGAAGGACAAGGAGAGGAACAGGAGCAAGGTGACGGAGAGAAGGATGAAGATCGAGaaaagcaggaggaggaggaggaggaggatgacgacgacgaagaCTTTGATGAGCTGACAcaggatgaagatgaggaggaggaggcgatGTCGTCGGCCTCGGAAGAGTCTCTGTTGTCCATCCCAGAGCTGCAGGTGACCATTGGGCTTGGCCTGTGGGAGTGCCCCTAGcagctgacctttgacccctgtCCTGCTCAGGAAACCATGAAGCAGCTGGCCCGGCTGGCGTCCAGGAGGAGGCCAGCTGCCGAGTCGGAGGAAGACCACTCGCCCGGATcgcaggaggaggatgaggaggaggaagagtcgCCGAAAAACCACCAGGCCGCTCGAAGGACAGCCGCCGTGGTGTCTGAAGACGAAGACGCCGCAAACGCTGGCGAGGAGGAAGCGTCCCGAGGAGGGCGAAGAGGAGGGGGCAGGCGAGGAAGGGGTGAGATTTCTTGAAC
This DNA window, taken from Syngnathus acus chromosome 16, fSynAcu1.2, whole genome shotgun sequence, encodes the following:
- the LOC119136418 gene encoding GON-4-like protein isoform X2; amino-acid sequence: MSCILTALESFVCSICEKGLCVHGNGLVRSAVGDISLLLCTICRHFCRSRIVGGNEARMLPVGLKQTFDGMREEDADKGEASFLFNIRSAGLEDEWRPLSGGQQPQEYSEDELGRLDIDLDRKSRRHNLTSGNVRTILHEVITHERVVDMMKAAIRATQDMPMFEPKMTRSRLKRAIQQGQCLDWSLSTEQSLLHPQFVDIHLDADEDSSDEEYCPEDEDDDDTAEETFLSDGDVISPDKPCDSSSQRHSMLAAHKLTDTAGPSFLERLNAVEEELNCGPAYASLTSHRTEDVEEEEQRDEGSSGLAFRTRSKLRLVNVPLEQLEAALLPLDITADMYEQSPCCKEEDRHWARWLQGLMAADNQEEADDDDDPEYNFLDDLDEPDLEDYRTDRAVQITKREVNKLLEELFDTLWDDRQAEEEDEEDDEEEEEPEASPGFNVPQPLCLEPALTGTLTMRRREPFRRALQDTTNHPWPAAAPAPLLLPKALCPNSAHKRQLQRQIQQHVQLLAEVHLLSRGVGALKHEASVTKHFLEELQRFAVQQEQLLHASSFRACNLQGALDLLREIEHRVDLPPPPPPVSRRWLPVMSSSSISHAFPVLPSDTAWLLATRVVFLYPELLPVCNLDPSHHPRPHRSIFTAGEDGLIVLGLKHFEGAVQPEHLISSYLLCKSSWKLTKHIREMSSSRAPRENVLKMFLARQLATPLPLACARVQPGDQHPPVERDSSIMPFWLKNSHQVIQMTHVNACSLGYPRFLPKGCNLRLYPSRLQKPSRQPGSSQRRLFTLAHNASLQPICSAERKTELLLSSESEPRAIQASYFLLQRDATLQHASSAPVPTPNASIELGKARHQKASHCQQLGRRQTHASEGDERHRGEGQGRCGEEREPAEEGQGEEEEQEGVDEGAGEEVGREGEEAGKRQEEEQEAREEGQGEEQEQGDGEKDEDREKQEEEEEEDDDDEDFDELTQDEDEEEEAMSSASEESLLSIPELQETMKQLARLASRRRPAAESEEDHSPGSQEEDEEEEESPKNHQAARRTAAVVSEDEDAANAGEEEASRGGRRGGGRRGRGQPSRALGGTRRARREHHRKDQSKVCLLYDENMLENDPQRQSKDVAFAQSYLDRVREALHDVPEKMEEFVALLNDLERLEGREVVCVFRKLRCILGSRTELMRDFAAFLHPEQALECGLFQEQQAFERSRRFLRQLEITFGDNPSHYSKIIKALQPGPHLSPAGVNELKAQMAALLKGHPHLQAEFWVFFDELRPPPACPGQFEEAHWPEEGGTGEGPGHLIGAGADGAFEEVTLPDVDMDEDGHKMDATLSRRQRRKLRLHAADEESNWLCFCHHSKSRTHRRRGCARCHANKVRTPYLDHAVSHVMHPVQASGGVSGAMKSLEPLYAQIGFASEDKDGETKVAECQRAGVPSWERSFLSVGDVETDDGDTVESPLPKRKRGEELHPPFLGSSSPAPDLPVRAKNISVTPSGEKVILWTREADRVILTTCRQEGANQNTFQGISGRLGNKTPGEVIGHCDALSRSSRSVSRRFRDLMRLFQSATRNAGSEDEAPPTELVANEEQE